In Actinoplanes octamycinicus, the genomic window GCGTCCCCCATCGGTGTAACGCGTGGATCAACCCTGGTCAAAGGTCACCAGGTGTCTGTTTTCGCACTCGTTCTCATGTGACTCTCAGCAACGGAACTGTTCCAGATCGGCCGCCAGCCGCTCGTCGACCAGCACCCGGAACTCGGTGCCGTCGTCCAGGTGCCGGGACTGCAGCACCTGCCCGGTCCGGTGCACCCGGGCGACCAGATCACCCCGGTCGTACGGCAGCAGGATCCGCATGTCCACGGCCGGCCGGGGCAGCCGGGCCGCGATCGCCTCGCGCAGCTCCGCGATGCCCGAACCGGACCGCGCCGAGACGAACACCGCGTCCGGCCAGGTGCGCTTGAGCCGGAGCACGGTCTCCTCGTCGGCCGCGTCCATCTTGTTGATCACCAGCAGCTCGGGGATCCGGTCCGCCCCGACCTCGCCGAGCACCTCGCGGACCGCGCTCACCTGACCCTCCGGATCCGGGTGCGAGCCGTCGACGACGTGCACCACCAGGTCGGCCTCGGCCACCTCCTCCAGCGTCGAGCGGAACGCCTCGACGATCTGGTGCGGCAGGTGCCGGACGAACCCGACGGTGTCGGAGAGCGTGTAGACCCGGCCGTCCTCCGCGGAGGTGCGCCGGGTGGTCGGGTCCAGGGTGGCGAACAACGCGTTCTCCACCAGGACGCCGGCCTCGGTCAGACGGTTCAGCAGGCTGGACTTGCCGGCGTTGGTGTAACCGGCGATCGCCACCGCGGGCGTGCCGCTGGCCTGCCGGCGGGACCGCTTGGTCTCCCGGACGGTCCGCATCGCCTTGATCTCGCGGCGTAGCTTGGCGATCCGCTGGTTGATCCGCCGCCGGTCGGTCTCCAGCTTCGTCTCACCGGGACCACGGGTGCCGACGCCACCGCCGCCGGAGCCACCGCCGGCGCCGCCGCCCTGCCGGGACAGCGA contains:
- the hflX gene encoding GTPase HflX; this translates as MRNTYQAPVLDEPDFTTGELELEERHSLRRVAGLSTELTDITEVEYRQLRLERVVLVGVWTEGSVEDADNSLTELAQLAETAGSQVLEGLIQRRRQPDAATFIGRGKVDELRDAVVASGADTVICDGELSPSQLRNLEQQVKVKVVDRTALILDIFAQHAKSKEGKAQVELAQLQYLLPRLRGWGESLSRQGGGAGGGSGGGGVGTRGPGETKLETDRRRINQRIAKLRREIKAMRTVRETKRSRRQASGTPAVAIAGYTNAGKSSLLNRLTEAGVLVENALFATLDPTTRRTSAEDGRVYTLSDTVGFVRHLPHQIVEAFRSTLEEVAEADLVVHVVDGSHPDPEGQVSAVREVLGEVGADRIPELLVINKMDAADEETVLRLKRTWPDAVFVSARSGSGIAELREAIAARLPRPAVDMRILLPYDRGDLVARVHRTGQVLQSRHLDDGTEFRVLVDERLAADLEQFRC